The Brachyspira hyodysenteriae ATCC 27164 genome includes a window with the following:
- a CDS encoding YbjQ family protein, which translates to MSADIKMFTVNYLPSNYNYEMLGLVKGNVSLAKHVGKDLLAGLKNIVGGEVESYTEMLNEAREIATKRMLEEAKKLNANAIIGINFSSSSVLPGTVEVVAYGTAIVLK; encoded by the coding sequence ATGAGTGCTGATATTAAAATGTTTACTGTTAATTACTTACCAAGCAATTATAATTATGAAATGTTAGGATTAGTTAAAGGAAATGTATCTTTAGCTAAGCATGTTGGAAAAGATTTACTTGCAGGTCTTAAAAATATAGTAGGTGGTGAAGTTGAAAGTTACACTGAAATGCTTAATGAAGCTAGAGAAATAGCTACAAAAAGAATGTTGGAAGAAGCTAAAAAATTAAATGCTAATGCTATAATAGGAATTAATTTTTCTTCATCTTCTGTACTTCCTGGAACTGTAGAAGTTGTTGCTTATGGTACTGCTATTGTATTGAAATAA
- a CDS encoding RrF2 family transcriptional regulator: MKINTKLSVAAHIVLCIAFFENEGTTSNLLAKSVRTNPSIIRKILLKLQDAGIVETNKKGSKLIKDEKDITLLSIYEAVFTEEERGLFNFHEPNHICPVGCAMFDVLGEEFNNVRLDFEKSMSKITIKQIADEVRKRKKHLDFMNK; encoded by the coding sequence ATGAAAATTAATACTAAATTATCAGTTGCTGCTCATATAGTTTTATGTATAGCATTTTTTGAAAATGAAGGCACTACATCTAATTTGCTTGCCAAAAGTGTAAGAACTAATCCTTCTATAATAAGAAAGATTTTATTGAAACTTCAGGATGCAGGAATAGTTGAAACTAATAAAAAGGGAAGTAAACTTATAAAAGATGAAAAAGATATAACGCTTCTTTCTATATATGAAGCTGTTTTCACAGAAGAGGAGAGGGGGCTTTTTAATTTTCATGAACCTAATCATATATGTCCTGTAGGATGTGCAATGTTTGATGTTCTGGGTGAAGAGTTTAATAATGTAAGGCTTGATTTTGAAAAGTCTATGTCTAAAATAACAATTAAACAAATAGCTGATGAAGTGAGAAAAAGAAAAAAGCATCTGGATTTTATGAATAAATAG
- a CDS encoding YbjQ family protein, which translates to MDNDIKLFTADYLPNGYNYELLGLVKGNIAQAKHIGKDLLAGLKNIVGGEVEGYTEMINEAREIATKRMIEEAKKLGANAIIGIHYSSSSVMEGTTEVIAYGTAVIIK; encoded by the coding sequence ATGGATAACGATATAAAATTATTTACAGCTGATTATTTACCTAATGGATATAATTATGAATTATTGGGTTTGGTTAAAGGAAATATAGCTCAGGCAAAACATATAGGAAAAGATTTGCTTGCAGGTCTTAAAAATATAGTAGGCGGTGAAGTTGAGGGATATACAGAGATGATTAATGAAGCTAGAGAAATAGCAACTAAAAGAATGATAGAAGAAGCTAAAAAACTAGGTGCTAATGCTATAATAGGAATACATTATTCATCTTCATCTGTAATGGAAGGTACTACAGAAGTTATTGCTTATGGTACTGCTGTAATAATAAAATAA
- a CDS encoding SMP-30/gluconolactonase/LRE family protein has protein sequence MNKFCNAILLSAFLFAVSCSNNAEKAPASNNTAAAEPTKKEAVGINVEGLAAPESVKFKNGKLYIANLGDPNAPADGFIIVANEDGSNPQKLFEGQLDSPKGFSFLTDDIIIIPDQVNDSSMTGNLVLANVKENKIITKLPIEGSKFLNDTVVIDPTTVALTDTGASTVHFVKVDNNSALSITSSVPEVVGANGILLDNGVLYIAGSTFGGDANGGDIYTLKTDGTGLTKWTASRLGAGALDGIAIANGKLYVSDWGENGANNNACIYVFDLNTKEQLEKIEGSLSGVADIDLVNNVIYIPELSTSLIKKVQL, from the coding sequence ATGAATAAATTTTGTAATGCTATACTTTTATCAGCTTTTTTATTCGCTGTATCATGCTCAAATAATGCAGAAAAAGCACCAGCATCTAATAATACAGCAGCAGCTGAACCAACCAAAAAAGAAGCAGTAGGTATTAATGTTGAAGGATTAGCTGCACCTGAAAGTGTTAAATTTAAAAACGGAAAATTATATATAGCTAATTTGGGAGATCCTAATGCTCCAGCAGACGGATTCATAATTGTTGCTAATGAAGATGGTTCTAATCCTCAAAAACTTTTTGAAGGACAATTAGACAGTCCTAAAGGTTTTTCTTTTTTAACTGATGATATTATTATTATTCCTGATCAAGTAAATGACAGCTCTATGACAGGAAATTTAGTTTTAGCTAATGTAAAAGAAAATAAAATAATAACTAAACTCCCTATAGAAGGTTCTAAATTCTTAAATGATACAGTAGTAATAGATCCAACAACTGTAGCCCTAACTGATACAGGAGCTTCTACAGTTCATTTTGTTAAAGTTGATAATAATTCAGCATTATCTATAACTTCATCTGTACCAGAAGTAGTTGGTGCTAATGGTATATTACTAGATAATGGAGTATTATATATAGCTGGAAGTACATTCGGAGGCGATGCTAATGGAGGCGATATTTATACTTTAAAAACAGACGGTACAGGATTAACTAAATGGACCGCTTCAAGATTAGGTGCAGGTGCTTTAGATGGTATTGCTATAGCTAATGGTAAATTATATGTTTCTGATTGGGGTGAAAATGGTGCTAATAACAATGCATGCATATATGTATTTGATTTAAATACTAAAGAGCAATTAGAAAAAATCGAAGGTTCTTTAAGCGGAGTTGCTGATATAGATTTAGTTAATAATGTTATTTATATTCCAGAACTTTCTACTAGCCTAATAAAAAAAGTACAACTATAA
- a CDS encoding Crp/Fnr family transcriptional regulator: MLALTNNNINILIEHMMNDYIDILIKSEVFNNISKDEIINILDDFKIQKKSFKKSNIIIDTGDIVESIYIILKGKVEISKEYDDTRKNIVNILNQGDIFAEAFAFSTNKISSIQALALENTELIKINIENIFKANDNNIKNIFLHNLLRVISDKNKFLAFKNDILSQKSLRSKIIIYLKYMSNIQKSQNIIIPFNRDKLAEFISADRSALSRELNRLSKENIIELDGNRISIINIKN; the protein is encoded by the coding sequence ATGTTAGCATTAACTAACAATAATATTAATATTTTAATTGAACATATGATGAATGACTATATAGATATTTTAATAAAATCAGAAGTATTTAACAATATAAGTAAAGATGAAATCATTAATATTTTAGATGATTTTAAAATACAAAAAAAATCTTTTAAAAAATCAAATATAATAATAGATACCGGAGATATAGTAGAAAGTATATATATTATATTGAAAGGAAAAGTAGAAATTTCAAAAGAATATGATGATACAAGAAAAAATATTGTAAATATATTAAATCAAGGTGATATATTTGCAGAAGCATTTGCTTTTTCTACAAATAAAATATCATCTATTCAGGCTCTTGCATTAGAAAATACTGAATTAATAAAAATAAATATAGAAAATATATTTAAAGCTAATGATAATAATATCAAAAATATATTTCTGCATAATTTATTAAGAGTAATATCTGATAAAAATAAATTCCTAGCTTTTAAAAATGATATACTCAGCCAGAAAAGTTTAAGAAGCAAAATAATAATATACCTTAAATATATGTCAAATATTCAGAAATCTCAAAATATAATTATACCATTCAATAGAGATAAATTAGCAGAGTTTATATCAGCAGACAGAAGCGCACTGTCAAGAGAATTAAACAGATTATCAAAAGAAAATATTATAGAATTAGACGGAAACAGAATAAGCATTATAAATATAAAAAATTAA